In a genomic window of Taylorella equigenitalis ATCC 35865:
- a CDS encoding Rid family detoxifying hydrolase, translating to MNKKIIQTELAPAAIGPYSQGVLIESTKTLYMSGQIGLVPGTNNLISDVLEDQVKQVFENIREIVKEAGGDLNNIVKLTLFMVDLKDFSIVNEIMKSFFDQPFPARSTVEISELPKGALFEAEAIAVF from the coding sequence ATGAACAAAAAAATAATTCAGACTGAACTTGCTCCTGCGGCTATAGGACCATATTCGCAGGGGGTGCTTATTGAATCAACTAAGACACTTTATATGTCTGGACAAATTGGTCTTGTACCAGGAACAAATAATCTAATTTCAGATGTTCTAGAAGACCAAGTAAAGCAAGTATTTGAAAATATAAGAGAAATAGTAAAAGAAGCAGGTGGAGATCTTAATAATATAGTTAAGCTGACACTTTTTATGGTTGATCTTAAAGACTTCTCTATTGTTAATGAAATTATGAAATCATTTTTTGATCAGCCATTTCCTGCTAGATCTACTGTGGAGATTTCTGAGCTTCCTAAAGGTGCACTTTTCGAAGCCGAGGCTATTGCAGTTTTTTAA
- a CDS encoding extracellular solute-binding protein: MNFKNILKPVVLALSLGAASVQAADVVNIYTTREPGLLKPILEAFEKDTGIKAETVFVKDGLAERVESEGDKSPADVLMVVDISQLTNLVERGLTQPTDSKVLTEVIPEQYRDPNNHWFALSLRYRVLYARKDMPLDSFNYEDLADPKYKGRVCIRSGKHPYNATLFGAMIAHNGVEETEAFLKGVKANLARKATGGDRNVARDILGGICDLGFANSYYVGKMYADPKQKEWAEAIKVIKPTFKKTGGTHANISGAAVAKYAPNKDNAVKLLEYLVGPTAQEMYAKVNYEHPIRAGVAPDPIIAEFGEFKADTLPLIEVPKHRKTATEIVEKIGFDD, translated from the coding sequence ATGAATTTCAAAAACATTTTAAAACCCGTGGTTTTAGCCTTGTCTTTAGGTGCTGCTAGTGTACAAGCTGCTGATGTTGTTAATATCTACACTACTCGTGAACCAGGGCTATTAAAACCTATTCTTGAAGCATTTGAAAAAGATACAGGAATTAAAGCTGAGACAGTATTTGTAAAAGACGGTCTAGCTGAAAGGGTTGAGAGTGAAGGTGACAAATCTCCAGCTGATGTTTTGATGGTAGTGGATATTTCTCAACTTACAAATTTAGTTGAACGTGGTTTAACACAACCTACAGACTCAAAAGTATTAACAGAAGTTATTCCTGAACAGTACCGTGACCCAAATAACCATTGGTTTGCATTATCCTTAAGATATCGAGTTTTATATGCACGTAAAGACATGCCTTTAGATTCGTTTAACTACGAAGATCTTGCAGATCCTAAATATAAAGGTCGCGTATGCATTCGCTCAGGCAAACACCCATATAATGCTACTCTATTCGGTGCGATGATTGCTCATAATGGCGTAGAAGAAACAGAAGCATTCCTTAAAGGCGTTAAAGCTAACTTAGCCCGTAAAGCAACTGGCGGTGACCGTAATGTTGCTAGGGATATCTTAGGTGGTATTTGTGATTTAGGTTTCGCAAACTCTTACTACGTCGGAAAAATGTATGCCGATCCTAAACAAAAAGAATGGGCTGAAGCAATTAAAGTTATTAAACCTACTTTCAAGAAAACTGGCGGTACACACGCAAATATCTCTGGAGCTGCTGTAGCTAAGTATGCACCAAATAAAGATAATGCCGTTAAACTTCTTGAGTACCTAGTTGGACCTACAGCTCAAGAGATGTACGCTAAAGTTAACTATGAACACCCAATTCGTGCAGGCGTAGCACCAGACCCTATTATTGCTGAATTCGGAGAGTTCAAAGCGGATACATTGCCACTTATCGAAGTGCCAAAACACCGCAAAACTGCAACTGAAATTGTAGAAAAAATTGGTTTTGATGACTAA
- the recG gene encoding ATP-dependent DNA helicase RecG → MARTSQASIDNKIAKLGLIRPIDFALWIPLRYEDETVITPISQAQPDLKQQFEGRIYDVDISYGNKKTLTATLSDDSGTLSLRWIHFYPNLVGYLKSGPVVRVRGLVKGSPKWGCTIIHPEIKKITDPLPANLTPIYSTTAGLTQDVLRKKIKLNLELAKTNGDFRDTLPPQILNKYSLPAFEEAIFTLHNPKLSEAKSIENKTHPAWHRLVFDELLAQQLTLQLARDKREQLKAIPLELNDRSLFEGVINEFLLELTGAQKRVISEITEDLKKPKPMNRLLQGDVGSGKTIVAALAASLVISNGYQVALMAPTEILAEQHYLKLSKWFNPLGIEIVRLYGSLSAKEKNSVYEAILKSTANFVIGTQALIQEKVEFANLGLLIVDEQHRFGVIQRLTLNKKGELGEYIPHQLSMSATPIPRTLAMSYLADIDVSTIDELPPGRTPILTKLIKKERRDQVAFHIRDEVKKGLQAYWVCPLVEESEALQLQSAVDTYNWIRNLLPDIKVGLVHGQLKSSEKNDIMQKFKDNECQILVATTVIEVGVDVPNASIMVIEHAERFGLAQLHQLRGRVGRGQNSSTCILIYQEPLTVVGKERLKAMYETTDGFEIARRDLEIRGPGELLGQKQSGVAMLRFAQIQVDTATLEFVRDEAKNLIRNYPDLVQNHIDRWTFGKEELLRS, encoded by the coding sequence ATGGCTAGAACATCTCAGGCTTCTATTGATAACAAAATTGCAAAGTTGGGTCTTATTCGACCTATAGACTTTGCACTTTGGATACCTTTAAGATATGAAGATGAGACTGTCATTACACCCATATCTCAAGCACAACCAGATTTAAAGCAACAATTTGAAGGACGGATATATGATGTTGATATATCCTACGGGAATAAAAAAACTTTAACAGCTACCCTCAGTGATGATTCTGGAACTCTGTCTCTACGTTGGATACACTTTTACCCTAATTTAGTGGGTTACTTAAAATCAGGTCCTGTTGTTAGAGTAAGAGGATTAGTTAAAGGAAGCCCTAAATGGGGATGCACAATAATTCATCCTGAGATAAAAAAAATTACAGATCCATTGCCAGCTAATCTGACGCCTATCTACTCAACTACAGCAGGTCTTACTCAAGATGTTTTACGGAAAAAAATAAAACTTAATCTTGAGTTAGCAAAGACAAACGGTGATTTTAGGGATACATTGCCACCCCAAATCTTAAACAAATATTCACTTCCAGCATTTGAAGAAGCTATTTTTACGTTACATAATCCAAAATTAAGTGAAGCGAAAAGTATAGAAAATAAAACTCATCCTGCGTGGCATCGTTTAGTTTTTGATGAGCTATTAGCACAGCAACTTACTTTACAGCTGGCTAGAGATAAAAGAGAGCAGTTAAAAGCGATTCCCTTGGAACTAAATGATAGGTCTTTGTTTGAGGGCGTTATTAATGAATTTTTATTAGAGTTAACTGGTGCTCAAAAAAGAGTTATATCGGAAATAACTGAGGATTTAAAAAAGCCAAAACCTATGAATAGGTTGCTACAAGGTGATGTTGGAAGTGGTAAAACTATTGTCGCAGCTTTAGCCGCTTCCTTAGTTATATCTAATGGATATCAGGTTGCCCTCATGGCTCCGACGGAGATTTTAGCTGAGCAGCATTATCTTAAACTTAGTAAGTGGTTTAATCCTCTAGGAATTGAAATTGTGCGACTCTATGGAAGCCTCTCTGCAAAAGAGAAAAATTCAGTATATGAGGCTATTTTAAAATCAACTGCTAATTTCGTTATTGGGACTCAGGCTTTAATTCAAGAGAAAGTTGAATTTGCTAACTTAGGGTTGTTGATAGTTGATGAGCAACATAGGTTTGGAGTTATCCAAAGATTGACTTTGAATAAAAAGGGTGAATTGGGTGAGTATATACCTCATCAATTAAGCATGAGTGCCACTCCCATACCTAGAACTTTAGCTATGTCATATTTAGCTGATATTGATGTATCTACTATAGATGAACTCCCTCCTGGTCGGACACCAATTCTGACTAAACTTATTAAAAAAGAGAGGCGTGATCAGGTTGCTTTTCATATAAGAGACGAAGTAAAAAAAGGACTGCAGGCGTATTGGGTTTGTCCTTTGGTCGAGGAAAGTGAGGCTCTGCAACTTCAATCAGCTGTAGATACGTATAATTGGATTCGAAATTTATTGCCAGATATAAAAGTAGGACTGGTTCATGGACAACTAAAATCATCCGAAAAAAACGATATCATGCAAAAATTTAAAGACAATGAATGTCAAATTTTAGTAGCAACGACTGTAATTGAAGTTGGAGTTGATGTGCCAAATGCTTCGATTATGGTTATAGAACATGCAGAGCGATTCGGATTAGCCCAGTTACATCAGCTAAGAGGAAGGGTTGGTCGCGGTCAAAATTCATCTACTTGTATTTTGATTTACCAAGAGCCCCTTACCGTAGTTGGAAAAGAGCGTTTAAAGGCGATGTATGAAACTACTGACGGCTTTGAAATCGCCCGCAGGGACCTTGAAATTCGAGGTCCTGGTGAACTTCTTGGACAGAAGCAATCTGGGGTGGCAATGCTTCGTTTCGCCCAAATTCAAGTAGATACCGCCACTTTGGAATTTGTTAGAGATGAGGCAAAAAATCTTATCAGAAACTATCCTGACTTGGTGCAAAATCACATAGATAGATGGACATTTGGAAAAGAAGAACTATTAAGGTCTTAA